The DNA segment CAATTCCCACATCGACCACAGGATTCAGTCTCCGTTTCACCAAAATATTTTAAAATAAATTCCTGCAGACAATCTTCCGTGTGGCAATAGTCCACCATTTGCTGAAGCTTGTCCAACTCTTGTGTCATGCGGGTTCTATCACTAGATTGATCGATAAGAAATCGTTGGACCTGCACATCCTGTGGCGAATATAACAGAACACATTCACTCTCCAGTCCATCACGTCCAGCACGACCTGCTTCCTGGTAATAGCTCTCCATATTCTTCGGCATTTGATAGTGAACAACATATCGAATATTGGATTTATCTATCCCCATCCCAAAGGCAGAAGTGGCAACCATTACCGTTGCCTTATCCTCTAAAAACCGTTCCTGCTCATGGTTTCGCTCCACATCTCCCATCCCTGCATGGTAGCGAGCAACATTGATATTTTCTTTAGTAAGTCTTTCATAAAGTTGATCTACATTTTTCCGTGTCGCCGCATAAATAATCCCGGCTTCTTTATCGTTCTTTCTCAAATAGTCGAAGAGATACTTTTGTCTATCTTGACCTTTGATAACGGCGAAAGACAGATTTTCCCGTTCGAATCCTGTAATAATCGTATTTCTTTCATCAATGCTTAAGAGACGGCAAATATCCTCACGCACTCTTGGTGTTGCTGTCGCCGTTAGTGCAAGAACATTCGGTCTTTGCGGTAGGGTATTCAGCATTTGTTGAATATGGCGGTAGCTGGGACGAAAATCATGTCCCCATTGTGAAATACAGTGGGCTTCGTCCACAGCTACAAGCGGGATGTCCATTTCTCTTATGTCCTCGATAAATTCTTGTGATTCTAATCTTTCTGGTGCAATGTATAGCAGTTTGTATTTCCCTTGTTTAGCTTCACGAATCCGTTCACTTGCTTCACTAAAACTTAATGAGCTATTAATAAATGTGGCTGAAATACCGACTTGAATGAGGGCATCTACCTGGTCCTTCATTAAAGAGATTAATGGGGAAATGACAAGCGTGGTTCCTGGTAGGACTAGCGCAGGGATTTGATAGCAAATCGATTTACCACCGCCCGTGGGCATGACGCAAATGGTATTTTGTCCGTTTAACACGGATTGAATAGCCTGCTCTTGTCCCGTACGGAAGGAGCTGTAACCAAAATGCGTTTCTAGTAACGGCAATGCGTTTTCAAACAAAGGGGGTCCTCCTCTCAATTTGGATTGTGTCTCTTAGCTGAAAATCGTCATGATTCTATTATACTGCTTTTTGAAAAAAAATTTGTGAACTTTCCTAGTTGTCCATGCAAAAAAGATCTCTTATTCAAGAGACCTCGCTAACACTTTATACACTTTTCCAAAGTTTAAAAAACCGGAGGATAATAGAACGCCTGAAATCACCATGATGGTTCCTATTATTTGAACCATGGTAACGGGGGTACCTGTTGCGATTGAGATAAGCATGGTAACAACTGGCACTAAATTAAAGAATACGGCCGTATTTGCCGCTCCTATCATCTCCATTGCTTTGTTCCACCATAGATAGCCAAAGACACTGGTGAAGATGGCCATAAATAAAATGGCTCCCCAAGCTGCGATTGGTACATTGGTGGTGACTGGATTCACACTTGGTGAAAAGGCAGCTAATCCGATAAGGCACAAAGCACCGACGATCATCGTGTAGGTAGTAGTCTCTAAGGAAGAACTCGTTTTTAAATACTTTCTCCCTAATACCCCATACAAGGCCCAGCACACATTCCCCGCTAAGATGAACAAGTCACCCTTTGAAAATGAAAGAGTTTGAATCACTTCCCAAGATCCTTTTGTCAATACCAGGGTTACTCCTACTAGGGCAAAAAGAATTCCTACGGTTTGTTTTTTGTTGATTGGTGCCTTTAAAATTAAATATGCCAATATGGTAGTCACTAGTGGATTCGTTCCCATAATTAAGGCTCCATTTAATGGCGAAGTATGGTTCATTCCGAAAAAGAAAAAGGCATTAAATCCAAAAATCCCCACTACCCCAAGTATGGTATAAGTGATTCCGTGCCTGCGAATGGTTTCCCATCTTACTTTCTTTTGAATGATTAGAAGAGCAAACATAACAAGTGCCGCAATGCCAAATCTCCATCCTGCTGCACTTGCTGCAGAAAAATATTGAACGGCGTACTTGGCAAGGTTGAAGGTGGCACCCGTCACTAACACAAAACCAATTAACATGCCTACCACTTTACTGTTTATCATTCTGATCCTCCTCCATCATGTCTTGATAAGTTGCTAGCTTCTCTTCCGTTAGCTGAATGACCATTTCCAATTCTCTTTTTTGTTGCTCCAATGTCAGCAAATGCTTTTCTAAAATATTCTTTCGTTTTTGTACTTTCTTACTTCTGTCTTGCTCAGCATCCTTATTTTCTAGAAGACATCCATCTACCAAGAACTCTTGTATATCTTCTAAAGACATTCCTGTATTTTTAAGAACCTTCATGAATTGCAGCAGACGTATTTCCCCTGCTGTATACAGCCTCTTTCCGCCAAGCCTTGTTGGTGAAGACAAAAGGCCAATTTTTTCATAGTATCGTAACGTATGTGCCGAAAACCCTGTTTGCTCGGCAACTTCAGATATACTGTACATCATTCTCCAACACCTCCTATATACATGCTACAACTTAGAGTTAGCTCTAAGTCAACATTAATTTGGAATTTTTTTCTTAATTAAAAAGACTGCCGATTACATCTCGACAGTCTAGATCTTTTTATACAAATAGATTAGTTAAGATTTGGTCTTTGTGCTCGCCTTTTTTAGGAGGCTGTGAGATTACTTCCTGTTTTAAATCACTATGCATCTTCACTTGGCAGTCCCCCCAGGAGGAGGTGAAAATTAATTCTTTTTCTTTAAAATAAGGATGATCGTTCAGTTCCCCCACTTCCAACACGGGCGTCAAACAGCAATCTACCTTTTGAGCAAACTCAATCCACTCATAGAAGGTTTTCTTTTTAAAAAGGGTGGTGATTTCTTGAAAAATCGGGTTTGAGTCTTCCGTTTTAGAAAAGTGTGCTGCAATCCAATCTTCACGTCCGTGGGCTATACAAAAATTTCGCCAAAACTTTGGCTCCAATGCCCCGATACTCATATACCTTCCGTCCTGCGTTTCGTATAAGGCATATGAAATGATGCTACCGTTTAGCACACTAATACCGTTCGCCTCACCAGTTTCTTTTTCTACCATTACATGATTACCCAGTAACGATACAAGCTGATCAGTGATTGAAATAGAATGATAGCTTCCTTTTCCAGTTAAAAACCGTGAGACTAGTCCTGCAAGGATTCGTTCATTTGCTGCAAATCCACCTAGATAATCAGCAATTGTAATCGATGGGTGAACAGGCTTGCCCTGTTTATCCTTCAATTGAGCCAATACACCGCTTAACGCCATATAATTGAGATCGTGGTTTCCAAGCTTACTCAGCAGACCTTTTTGTCCATAGCCCGAAATGGAGCAATACACTATTTCAGGCTTCACCTTTTGAACCGCCTTAAACCCAAGCCCAAGTCTTTCCATCACACCAGGTCTAAAACTCTCAATAAGGACATCCGCATGGGCAATTAATTTTAGTGCCGTTTCTACTCCGTCCTTCTCCTTCAAATTCAAGGTGATGCTTTTCTTTTGCCGGTTATTCGCCAGAAAAACAAGCCCTGAACCCTGTTTCGATATTCCTGTATTTCGCGCAGGGTCTCCTTCAGGCGGTTCCACCTTAATGATTTCCGCACCTAATTCGGCCAATCGTAATGTCGCATATGGTCCTGGTAAGTAGTTGGTGAAATCTATTACTTTTATACCTTCCAGCATGATTAGGACCCTTTCCTTTTACAAATTTTTCGAGCCTGTGGCAAATAGCTCCTCCAACTGCTTTCGAAGCACAAATTTTTGGATTTTTCCACTTGCATTTCGTGGGAGTGCTTCACAAAAAACGTATTTTCGAGGCCGCTTATAATTCGCAAGTTTATCACTGTTCTTGCAGTATTCATCCAGCTCTTGTTCTGTCACATTAGGGTCCTTTTTTACAACGAACGCTGTAACCGTTTCACCCCAACGGTCATCAGGCTGGCCAACAATCGCCACATCAAGGACACCGGCATGGGCATGCAGAAGATCCTCTACTTCCCGTGGATAGATATTCTCCCCACCGCTGATAATCATATCGTCTACACGATCATTCACCCATAGATAGCCATCCTCATCTAAATAGCCGATATCTCCAGAATGGTACCAGCCTTTATACAGGGCTTTCTCTGTTGCTTCCTCCCGATTGAAATACCCTGACATCATACACGGGCCTTGGACAATGATTTCTCCCGTTTCCCCTGCAGGAACCACATCGTCCGGATCGGATGGACCATCCTCTTTGGTACGGACAATACGGATATCATGATTTAGGCATGCCTGGCCGGCAGAGCCTGCTTTTGTCAGCTGATCCGCTGCTGATAGAAAAGTAATAGCTGGGCCCATTTCTGTCATTCCATAGGCTTGGACAAGTGCAATGCCTAAGCGATCATGGCAGGCATGTACAAGGGACGGAGCCATTGGTGCAGCACCATATAAACCTAGCTTTAAACTTGAAATATCATATTGATTAAGGTCTTCTTGTAAAAGCATGTTCCACATGGTCGGTGCCGCGAAGAACTTTGTAATCTTCTCCTGTTCGATTAACTCTAATACTTTCTTTGGATTGAATTGGTGAAGCACCACATTTCGTGCACCTACATGAATTCTCGGTAGGATGGCACAATGGAGTTCTGCGCAGTGGAACATGGGTGCGGTTACAAGTCCAACATCTATCGCTTCGTATTTAGTCGCCCCGATAACTAGTAAGCTTTGTTCGACCATGTTCCGGTGGCGGTGGAGGACTCCCTTTGGCCGACCGGTTGTCCCACTTGTATACATAATGGCATATAGGTCATTTTCAGTTACTTCTGCATGGATCTCTTGAGTTGAGCTAGTGGTTAGCTTTTCTTGGTAGTTGGTTGCATAGGCAGGTGTGTCTTCATCAATAAACCAGAAGGCACTTTGAGGGAATCGGTTTTCAATAGCAGCAATGACAGGCTCTAGTGCATGTTCAAAAAGAACTACTTTTGGGCTCGCATCAGATAAAATATAGGCGACTTCCTCCGGCATTAAACGGAAATTAATCGGATTGAATACAGCACCAATTTTGGCACAGGCGATAAAGGTGGTTGCGAGTTCTTCGGTATTAAAGAGGAAGGTGGAAACCCGGTCGCCTTTTTGTACCCCTTCGTTGACTAGTGCATGAGCTAGTCGGTTAACCTGTTCGTTCCATTCTTTGTAGGTGTAGCGGGTATTTTTCCTGACATCATATATGGCTTCCTTGTTTGGGAACTTTTTTACCGTCAAATCAAAGATTTTTCCGATTGTTGTACTCATTTAACCGCCTCCGTTTAATAGTTTGGTAGGCAATCGGTGTTGCCGATTGCCTTTTTATGTTTTTTGCAGGAATGTATATGTCTGATTGATGCTTATTCGCGAATCTTAGGCTTTTATTCGCGAATTTTGAGTTTTTATTCGCGAATGTTTGGTTTTTATTCGCGAATATAGCCCATTTATTCGCGAATCTAGCTCCCTGATGATTATATGAGCGAATTTCAAGTTAATATGAGCGAATCCAAGATTCCCAACCTAAAACTTACTCTAATCTCTCAATAATCGTAGCATTAGCCATGCCATGACCTTCGCACATTGTCTGTAAACCATAACGGCCGCCGCTCCGCTCCAATTCGTGCATCATCGTCACCATCAAACGGGCACCGCTGCCGCCTAGTGGATGGCCGAGTGCAATCGCACCACCATTTGGATTGAGCTTCGCAGGATCTGCACCCGTCTCTCGCAACCAAGCGAGTGGAACTGGAGCGAACGCTTCATTGACTTCAAATACATCGATATCATTAATCGTTAAGCCCGATTTTTCTAACGCCTTTTCTGTAGCTGGAATCGGCCCTGTCAGCATTAATGTTGGATCAGATCCCACAACCACACGTGTATGAACGCGGAAGCGAGGCTTTAACCCTAACTCTTCTGCTTTTTCACGGGACATCAACAACAAGGCAGCTGCCCCATCACTAATTTGACTTGAGTTCCCCGCATGAATGACGCCATCTTCCTTAAAAGAAGTCCGCAGTCCTGCTAAAGCTTCCAAAGAGGTCCCTTTTCTCGGACCAGAATCATCCTTAACCACCGTAGTTGTGCCATCTGGAAGTGTCACTTCAAGTGGGAAGATTTCTCTTGCGAAGTACCCTTCCTCTTGTGCCTTTAATGCTTTCTGATGGCTATCAAGCGAGAATTGGTCGAGCTCCTCACGAGTAAATCCATAATTTTCAGCGATCCTCTCAGCGGACAGCCCCTGATGAATCATTTCGTATTTAGTTTTTAAAGTAGGACTAAAAGGTTCTTCCGCCCCTTTGTAGTTGGAGCCCATCGGAACACGCGACATGCTTTCCACCCCACCAGCAATCACCACATCCATATCACCAGCGAGAATCGCCTGTGCTGCAAAGTGGACAGCTTGCTGACTAGAACCGCATTGACGGTCAATCGTTGTCCCTGGAACTTCGATTGGGAAACCAGCAATTAACGCCGCAACTCTAGCAATATCTCCCGCCTGTTCCCCCGCTTGAGTGACACAGCCTAAAATCACATCATCAACAATCGCAGGGTCAATTCCCGCCCGGTTCACAAGCTCCTTCAATGTTAAACCCGCTAGGTCGTCTGGACGAATATCCTTTAACATTCCATTTCTTCTTCCAACTGGCGTACGTACGCCTTCCACAATAACAACTTCACGCATCGTTCTCGTCCCCTCTTTCTATAATCCTAAGTTTTTCGCAATAATGGTTTTCATAATTTCATTCGTACCGGCATAAATGCTGGAAACCGGGATATCACGGAATCGTCTCGCAATCTCATACTCTTCCATATATCCATAGCCACCGTGGAGCTGCATACATTCCGCAGCGATCCTTTTAGCAATATCAGTTAACTTCCATTTCGCCATCGAGACCTTTGTCACCACGTTTTTCCCTTCAATATGTTCAGCAATTAACTGATCAAGGAAAGCTCTGCCCATTTCAATTTCCGTGGCCATCTCGACAATTTTAAACTGCGTATTTTGAAACTGGCTGACGGGTCTGCCGAAAGCTTCTCTACTTTTCACATAATCCATAGTCATTTTTAGCATTACTTCCGATGCTGTTTGCGCCCCAATTGCTACAAGAAGTCGTTCCTGCTGAAGCTTTTCCATTAAATAAAGAAAGCCTTTGCCTTCCTCACCAAGCAGGTTTTCCTTTGGTACACGACAATCCTCAAAGATTAATTCCGCAGTATCCTGGCAATGGAGCCCGACTTTGTTTAACTTTCTTCCTCTTGAAAAACCAGGAGTATCTCGTTCGATAACAAGCAGGCTGACACCTTTATGCTTAGGAACGGCTTGTGTGTCGGTCTTCACAGCAACAACGACGAGGTCTGACTGGATACCATTTGTAATGAACGTCTTTTGACCATTCACAATATAGTGGTCGCCGTCCAGCTTGGCAGTTGTTTTAATATTGGCTAGGTCTGAACCCGTACCTGGCTCGGTCATCGCAATAGCGGTAATGATTTCACCGGTGACACATTTAGGCAGCCAGCGCTGCTTTTGCTCCTCTGTTCCATAGGCTGTGATGTAGGGAACAACAATATCATTGTGAAGGCCAATTCCAATTAAACCGGAGCCTACTCGTTCCAATTCTTCATTAATAACAACCGCAAAGCCCCAGTCGACCTCACTGCCACCATATTTCTCATCGATATCTGGACATAGGAAGCCCTGCCCTCCCATCTTCTTCCAAAAAGATCGAGGAATCATCCTGTCTTCTTCCCACTGCTCATAAAAGGGATATGCTTCTTTTTCTAAAAACTTTCTTAATGATTGGCGAAATATTTCATGGTCATCAGTTAAATATGGATGTTTCATTTAAAAAACCTCTCTTTCATTATGAGAACGCCTACGTTTAATAGCGAGGGTTCATCGTTTTTCTACACGTTTCTTGATTATATCTACACACTTTTTCAATTTATCTACACGTTTTTGAAGTTTATCTACACACTTTTATAACTTTTCTACACACTTTTATAACTTTTCTACACACTTTTATCATTTATCTACACAAATTCATTACTTATCTACAATTTTCCGCCAGCCAACACTACTTCACATTACTCCCCGTCCGCATCTTCTGTCGCAGCTGATATTTTAATACTTTTCCAGAAGCATTTCTCGGCAGTTGCTCCTCGATAAAAATCCGTCTTGGCACCTTATAGCCTGCAAGCTTTTGACGACAGAAGCTTCGCAGTTCCTGCTCGTCAATCACAGCCCCCTCTTTCGGTACAACGATGGCGCAGACTGCCTCACCCCAGACTTCATCCGGCAACCCGATAATCGCGGCATCAAGAATACCCGGATGCTCAAAGAGAACGCTTTCAACTTCAACCGAATACACATTTTCCCCGCCGGAGATGATCATATCTTTCTTCCGGTCCACAAGCGTAATATAGCCTTCCTCGTCCATCGTTGCTAAATCCCCTGTATAAAGCCAGCCATCCTTCAGCGTGCTCTTTGTCTCCTCCGGCTTTTTATAATATTCCTTCATGACCATCGGACTGCGAACAATAAATTCCCCAATCACGCCGGGCAACACATCAATTCCTTCTTCATTCACCACCCGTGTTTCCGTTAAGAAGATAGGCTTTCCACCTTTTCCTAGATGATTCTTATGTCCCTCAGGATCGAGAAGAATGCCTCCAGGTCCGGCTTCAGTTAAACCGCACAGGTTGTAAAACTGGTCTGTTTTAAATAGCTGCATGCTTTTTTTGACCAACTCAGGTGCCATTGGTGCGGCACCATACCCGACTCTCTTTATGGAAGATAGATCATAATCTGCTGCATTTGGTACTTGAAGAAGGAAGTTATACATAGCTGGGACAGCGAAAAGATGGGTAATTTTATGCTCTTGAATAGCTTGAAGTGTTTTTACTGGATGGAAATCTCGATGGATAATATGGGTCGCACCAAGTGCCACACCGGAAATCAAGAATAGGTTCAGCTGTGCTGAGTGGAACAGTGGTGCTAAATGCAGAATATGCTCATGTGGCCGGATTCCCATATTGATGATAACAGAAATGCCAACTTTAAAAATTTGGTCATGTGTAAATAATGCTCCCTTTGGCCGCCCCGTTGTCCCTGAGGTATAGAGGATTTCTAAGTCGTCCTGCTGAGATACTTCCACATTTGGTTCCTCTATGTTAGCGGATAGAATTGTTTCATACGAATAGTAGCCTGTTGTTTCTGGTTCACCACCAACGGTAATCACCAACCGAACACCCGCACCTTGCTTCGCTTCTGCAATGATTGACTCAAATTCCTGGTCACAAACAACAACCGCAGCGTCTGACTGCTGTAAAATATATTGAACCTCTGAAGCCGTCAGTCGGAAGTTAACTGGAACAGCAACCGCACCAATTTTGGCAGCCGCAAAAAAAGTAAACACAAAGTGATCCGAATTCTTCATCATTAATGCAAGCTTGTCACCTTTTTTTACACCTTGTTCCATTAAACCGTGTGCCAGTTGATTAACTTCCTCATTAAATTGACGATACGTATAGCTTCTACCTTCACATTCAATGGCCAGTAATTCAGGATATTTGCGTGCATTTTGCGTTAATAGGCTGCCGATATTCATTATTGGGATCCTCCTTTAATAAAAAGACTCAACCGTTATATATGCAATTTTTGTGCCAATATTCAGAAAAGTAGAATCAGAGGCCAATACAGGATTCTTCGACTATTAGTTGTATTTCAACCATACACAGACGACAATCTAATGTCCAAAAACTGGACACCATCAAATGAGGGAGACGAAGTAATGTATTCACGTCTCCCCTCACCACTTGTTGTTCCTAAGTCGGCAATTTATATTTTTTTATTTTTTCATATAAACCAGACCGGCTAATCCCTAGTAACCTAGCAGCCTTTACTTTATTTCCTTGAACTTGGACAAGTGCCTTTTTAATCGCTTCAAGCTCAGCATTTTCAACTAAGGAAACATTCACCAATGGTTCGAAAATGGTCACCTTCTTTGTTACATAATCAGGTAGGTCCTCATATTTAATTTTTCCACTTTCAGCAAAGGTCATGGCCCGTTCCATCACGTTTCTTAGCTCACGGACATTCCCAGGCCAATCGTAACCTAGCAATGTTTCTCTTGCCCTTTCCTCTATACCCATTATGCTTGTGCCCAAAATTTGATTAAATTCAATCATGAATTGTCCAATTAAATGGTCGACATCATAGAGGCGTTCCCTTAGAGGAGGAACGTTTAATGAAATCACATTGAGGCGGTAGTATAAATCCTCTCTAAACGTCCCTTCTTTGACCATTTCTTCAAGGTTACGGTTAGTAGCGGCGATAATTCTAACATCCACTTGAATTCTTACCGTTCCACCCACCCGATAAAATTCTCTCTCTTGAAGGACACGCAATAGCTTTGCCTGGAGCGCTAACGACATATCTCCAATCTCATCGAGAAAAAGAGTCCCTCCATTGGCCAAATCGAACTTACCCAGCTTCCCTTTTTGTCTCGCTCCTGTAAAAGCCCCTTCTTCATAGCCAAAAAACTCCGATTCTAGCAAATCCTCAGGAATGGCTGCGCAATTGACAACAATGAACTTTCCCGTACTTCTCGCACTACTTTTATGAATGGCGTGTGCAAATAGTTCTTTGCCCGTACCACTTTCTCCGCGAATCAGAATGGTCGAACGGCCTTTTGCTGCTTTTGCCGCACTTTTCTTCAATTTTTCCATATAGGGGTCAACGGTTAATAGATGGTCCCATGTGAATCTCGCTGATTCCGACTTCTGAAATTGTTGATGATAAAAGCTTGCCTTATTCTCTGCCTTCTGCAGCTTTTTGAATAGCTCGCTTACCTCGTTTAATTGCCGGAATACCACTTTGCCTATTGCCCCAATCACCCTTCCATCCTCTACAATCGGGATGCGATGAACGATATATTTAATGCCATTAATCTCTAAAAACCCGCTTACTTCAGCGGTTTCGGATTCATAAACCTTTTCTAAGTGAAGCTGTGGCAGTGCTTTCTCAGCTGGTTCGTGTAGCACCGCTTCGATTTGAAGATTGAATAATTCTAAAAGAGGAGGACTGACCATCTGAATCTTTTTCCTTTCATCCGTCATGACAATCCCGTCAAATGCATGGTCAATGGCTGTTTCCAATGTCCTTTTTAATGTTTTAATCGTTTGTAATTCCTGTGAGGTTTGTAAAAGTGACATGACCATATCTGTCTTTGTTAAAATACCAACCACTTGGTCTTGTTCATCGATAATCACACCTGTTCCAACCTGACTGGTTTTTACAATTCTCTCAATCTGTTCATACGGGGTATTGATATCTAATGTTTCAACCTGTTTTATTATGTATTTTTTGATGGGAGTGTTAAGGGGACATTCAGCTATGACCATTTGATATAAACTGCTACGAGTAAAAACACCGAGAAGCGCTCTGTTTGAGTCAGTTACTGGCAACAGGTTCCACTTCTTTTCTTGCATAAGATCAAGGGCTTCTTTAAGTGTCGTTACTTCTGTTACCCTA comes from the Neobacillus sp. PS2-9 genome and includes:
- a CDS encoding sigma 54-interacting transcriptional regulator, producing the protein MPEFKDIITPVDCRVTEVTTLKEALDLMQEKKWNLLPVTDSNRALLGVFTRSSLYQMVIAECPLNTPIKKYIIKQVETLDINTPYEQIERIVKTSQVGTGVIIDEQDQVVGILTKTDMVMSLLQTSQELQTIKTLKRTLETAIDHAFDGIVMTDERKKIQMVSPPLLELFNLQIEAVLHEPAEKALPQLHLEKVYESETAEVSGFLEINGIKYIVHRIPIVEDGRVIGAIGKVVFRQLNEVSELFKKLQKAENKASFYHQQFQKSESARFTWDHLLTVDPYMEKLKKSAAKAAKGRSTILIRGESGTGKELFAHAIHKSSARSTGKFIVVNCAAIPEDLLESEFFGYEEGAFTGARQKGKLGKFDLANGGTLFLDEIGDMSLALQAKLLRVLQEREFYRVGGTVRIQVDVRIIAATNRNLEEMVKEGTFREDLYYRLNVISLNVPPLRERLYDVDHLIGQFMIEFNQILGTSIMGIEERARETLLGYDWPGNVRELRNVMERAMTFAESGKIKYEDLPDYVTKKVTIFEPLVNVSLVENAELEAIKKALVQVQGNKVKAARLLGISRSGLYEKIKKYKLPT